A window from Mesorhizobium sp. WSM2240 encodes these proteins:
- a CDS encoding phosphotransferase family protein, translating into MNDPNTLDQAALAPYLEAEIPGFAGLLSIEKFQSGQSNPTYLLTTTTSGRYVLRAKPPGQLLKSAHQVDREFRIMKALAPTAVPVPEMLHLSAEDSPIGRMFYVMSYVEGRIFWDPALPEIASNAERAAIYDAMNATLVALHDVDPAAVSLEDFGKPGSYFERQLGRWTSQYRASETGVLSDMDRLIHWLEAHIPPDDGVVSLVHGDYRLDNMIFAADRPQVLAVLDWELSTLGHPYADLAYQCMQWRLPHASGFRGLGGLDRRALGLPSEEDYVAAYCRRRGIDGITNWTVFLVFSFFRLAAICQGVYKRALDGNASNPEKARMYGEAVKLLSGQAARLIDEGKAPL; encoded by the coding sequence ATGAACGACCCGAACACGCTCGACCAGGCGGCGCTCGCACCCTATCTGGAGGCGGAAATCCCGGGCTTTGCCGGGCTCCTGTCGATCGAGAAGTTCCAGTCCGGCCAATCCAATCCAACCTATCTGCTGACAACAACAACATCCGGCCGCTATGTGCTGAGGGCCAAGCCGCCCGGGCAATTGCTGAAATCCGCGCATCAGGTCGATCGCGAATTCCGCATCATGAAGGCGCTGGCCCCCACGGCGGTTCCGGTTCCCGAAATGCTGCACCTATCGGCCGAGGATTCGCCGATCGGACGCATGTTCTACGTTATGAGCTACGTTGAAGGCCGCATTTTCTGGGACCCGGCGCTGCCCGAGATCGCGTCCAATGCCGAACGCGCGGCGATCTACGACGCCATGAACGCAACGCTCGTAGCCTTGCATGATGTCGATCCGGCGGCTGTCAGCCTCGAAGATTTCGGCAAGCCAGGTAGCTATTTCGAGCGCCAGCTCGGCCGCTGGACAAGCCAGTACCGCGCTTCCGAAACCGGCGTGTTGTCCGACATGGACCGGCTGATCCACTGGCTGGAGGCACATATCCCGCCGGATGACGGCGTCGTCTCGCTGGTCCATGGCGATTACCGGCTCGACAACATGATCTTCGCGGCCGACAGACCGCAGGTGCTTGCTGTGCTCGATTGGGAACTGTCGACGCTCGGCCATCCCTATGCGGACCTCGCCTACCAGTGCATGCAGTGGCGGCTGCCGCATGCATCGGGCTTTCGCGGCCTAGGCGGCCTCGACCGCCGTGCGCTCGGCCTGCCTTCGGAAGAGGACTATGTTGCCGCATATTGCCGGCGGCGCGGCATCGACGGCATCACCAATTGGACGGTATTTCTTGTTTTCTCCTTCTTCCGTCTCGCGGCGATCTGCCAGGGCGTCTACAAGCGCGCCCTGGACGGCAACGCCTCAAATCCGGAGAAGGCGAGAATGTACGGCGAGGCAGTGAAGCTGCTGTCGGGACAGGCGGCGCGGCTGATCGACGAGGGTAAGGCGCCGCTGTGA
- a CDS encoding N-formylglutamate amidohydrolase, whose amino-acid sequence MTAADDFSALAPFEIRTAAEQSVPFVFNSPHSGSHYPDRFLAMIRLDRNAIRRSEDCYVDELFGSAVALGAPMLAANFPRAYLDVNREPWELDPRMFVEPVPPYANIRSARVAGGLGTVPKLVGEGLDIYASRLPLTEAVARIEAVYKPYHDALKRLVTRTHQRFGYGVLIDCHSMPASIRIGDSGVRPDFIIGDRFGASAASALTEKAIGLLTSMGYTVAHNKPYAGGFITEHYGRPARGLHALQIEVNRGLYMNERTLQRSAGFDALADDLARFCADLMRMPDRDLVDLPLAAE is encoded by the coding sequence ATGACGGCGGCCGATGACTTTTCGGCGCTTGCGCCGTTCGAGATCCGCACCGCCGCCGAGCAGAGCGTGCCGTTCGTCTTCAATTCCCCGCATAGCGGCTCCCACTATCCCGACCGGTTCCTCGCCATGATCCGGCTCGACCGCAATGCGATCCGCCGCTCCGAGGACTGCTACGTTGACGAACTGTTCGGCAGCGCCGTGGCGTTGGGCGCGCCGATGCTGGCGGCGAACTTTCCGCGCGCCTATCTCGACGTCAACCGAGAGCCGTGGGAACTCGACCCGCGCATGTTCGTCGAGCCTGTGCCGCCCTATGCCAATATCCGCTCGGCGCGCGTGGCCGGCGGGCTCGGCACCGTGCCTAAGCTGGTTGGCGAGGGGCTCGACATCTATGCGAGCCGCCTGCCTCTCACAGAGGCGGTGGCGCGCATTGAGGCCGTCTACAAGCCCTATCACGACGCGCTCAAGCGGCTGGTGACGCGGACCCACCAGCGCTTCGGTTACGGCGTGTTGATCGACTGCCATTCGATGCCAGCCAGCATCCGGATCGGCGACAGCGGTGTGCGGCCCGATTTCATCATCGGCGACCGCTTCGGCGCGTCGGCCGCGTCGGCGCTCACCGAAAAAGCAATCGGGCTGTTGACGTCGATGGGCTACACCGTCGCGCACAACAAGCCTTACGCCGGCGGCTTCATCACCGAGCATTACGGACGGCCGGCGCGGGGCCTCCACGCGCTTCAGATCGAGGTCAATCGCGGGCTCTACATGAACGAGCGGACGTTGCAGAGATCCGCCGGATTCGATGCGCTGGCCGACGATCTGGCGCGGTTCTGCGCCGACCTGATGAGGATGCCAGACCGCGATTTGGTGGACCTGCCGCTTGCCGCCGAATAG
- the hisN gene encoding histidinol-phosphatase, with amino-acid sequence MKISAEFMRRVAEAAAAETLPRFRGQGAVSNKLSGGFDPVTEADRRAEQAIRAVIREEYPDHGILGEEFGSENIGSSHIWVIDPIDGTRSFISGVPLWGTLVGLTVDGDAVAGMMSQPFTGELFRADGSGAFYEGPGGARRLATRKVDELAAATLCTTTPALFLGGRREAYNRLEAGIQLSRYGTDCYAYAMLAAGHIDLVVEVGLQAYDIVALIPIIEQSGGKITNWDGGPAENGGEIVAAGSPKLHDAALELLHRD; translated from the coding sequence TTGAAGATTTCGGCCGAATTCATGCGACGCGTCGCCGAGGCCGCCGCCGCCGAAACCCTGCCACGATTTCGCGGCCAGGGGGCGGTTTCCAACAAGCTTTCCGGCGGCTTCGACCCCGTGACCGAGGCGGACCGCAGGGCCGAGCAGGCGATCCGCGCGGTCATCCGGGAAGAGTATCCCGACCACGGCATATTGGGCGAGGAATTCGGTTCCGAGAATATCGGGAGCAGCCACATCTGGGTCATCGACCCGATCGACGGCACCCGCTCCTTCATCTCCGGAGTTCCGCTTTGGGGCACGCTGGTCGGGCTCACCGTCGACGGCGACGCGGTGGCCGGGATGATGTCGCAGCCCTTCACCGGCGAGCTTTTCCGCGCCGACGGCAGCGGCGCCTTCTATGAAGGCCCGGGCGGCGCCCGCAGGCTGGCGACGCGCAAGGTGGACGAATTGGCCGCCGCGACTTTGTGTACGACGACGCCGGCGCTGTTCCTTGGCGGCCGGCGCGAGGCTTACAACCGGCTGGAGGCCGGGATTCAGCTGTCGCGCTACGGGACCGATTGCTACGCCTACGCCATGCTCGCCGCCGGCCATATCGACCTCGTCGTCGAGGTCGGCCTGCAGGCATACGATATCGTGGCGCTGATCCCGATCATCGAGCAGTCCGGCGGCAAGATCACCAATTGGGATGGCGGACCGGCCGAAAATGGTGGCGAAATCGTCGCCGCCGGCTCGCCGAAGCTGCACGATGCGGCCTTGGAACTGCTGCACCGGGACTGA
- the cpdR gene encoding cell cycle two-component system response regulator CpdR, with the protein MARILLAEDDDDMRRFLVKALERAGYDVSDFDNGASAYERLREEPFSLLLTDIVMPEMDGIELARRATEIDPDLKVMFITGFAAVALNPDSKAPKDAKVLSKPFHLRDLVNEVEKMLQAA; encoded by the coding sequence ATGGCACGCATTCTTCTGGCGGAGGACGACGACGACATGCGTCGGTTTCTGGTCAAGGCGCTTGAGCGCGCTGGCTACGACGTCAGCGATTTCGACAATGGCGCCAGCGCCTATGAGCGTCTGCGCGAAGAGCCGTTCTCGCTGCTTCTGACCGACATCGTCATGCCGGAAATGGACGGCATCGAGCTGGCGCGGCGTGCGACCGAGATCGACCCCGACCTGAAGGTGATGTTCATCACCGGCTTTGCCGCGGTGGCGCTCAATCCCGATTCCAAGGCGCCTAAGGATGCCAAGGTGCTGTCGAAGCCGTTCCACCTGCGCGATCTCGTCAATGAGGTCGAAAAGATGCTGCAGGCCGCCTGA
- a CDS encoding alpha/beta hydrolase, with amino-acid sequence MSTLFYELPGNPVPENATAGFFTASDGKTLRHAFFPTSARPLKGTVVLLPGRNECIEKYFETIRDLTARGLAVVTFDWRGQGASDRLIKDPQRGYVRSFFDYANDLDQFFTEFVLPDCRGPYYVLAHSAGALVTLLAAPSLANRVRRIVLTAPFLMVTSTSLTLATIRRLAMALYYLGLGGLYVAGGPRPLERYPFASNKLTSDPARYARNCELYEAHPHLGLGGPTVAWIRAAAEASMTVQGPDFIAKIQTPILIVAAGADEVVANRPIEDLARRLRNGSLLTIDGARHEILQEADIFREQFFAAFDAFVPGSDG; translated from the coding sequence ATGAGCACTCTTTTCTATGAGCTTCCCGGCAATCCGGTCCCGGAAAACGCCACCGCCGGGTTCTTCACCGCCAGCGACGGCAAGACGCTCCGCCACGCCTTTTTTCCGACATCAGCGCGTCCCCTCAAAGGCACGGTGGTTCTGCTGCCTGGCCGCAACGAGTGCATCGAGAAGTATTTCGAAACGATCCGCGATCTGACTGCGCGCGGCCTCGCCGTGGTGACCTTCGACTGGCGTGGCCAGGGCGCTTCCGACCGGCTGATCAAGGACCCGCAACGCGGCTATGTGCGCAGCTTCTTCGATTACGCCAACGACCTCGACCAGTTCTTCACCGAATTCGTGCTGCCCGACTGCCGCGGCCCCTATTACGTGCTCGCCCACTCGGCCGGAGCGCTGGTAACGCTTCTGGCGGCGCCGTCGTTGGCCAACCGCGTCCGCCGCATAGTGCTGACCGCCCCCTTCCTGATGGTGACCAGCACATCGCTAACGCTCGCGACCATCCGCCGCCTGGCGATGGCGCTCTACTATCTGGGGCTGGGCGGGCTTTACGTTGCCGGCGGCCCGCGTCCGCTCGAACGATACCCTTTCGCCTCCAACAAGCTGACGTCCGACCCGGCGCGCTATGCGCGAAACTGCGAGCTCTACGAGGCCCATCCGCATCTGGGGCTGGGCGGCCCGACCGTGGCCTGGATCCGCGCTGCGGCCGAAGCTTCCATGACTGTCCAGGGCCCGGACTTCATCGCGAAAATCCAGACCCCGATCCTGATCGTCGCTGCAGGCGCGGACGAGGTGGTGGCCAACCGGCCGATCGAGGATCTGGCGCGCAGACTGCGCAACGGATCGCTTCTGACCATCGACGGCGCCCGCCACGAAATCCTGCAGGAAGCCGACATTTTCCGCGAGCAGTTCTTCGCCGCCTTCGATGCATTCGTACCGGGGAGCGACGGCTAA
- a CDS encoding MaoC family dehydratase yields the protein MKPITVDQLVAGVGSEITSPWRTVTQQMIDLFADATDDHQFIHCDPERAAAETPFGGTIAHGFLTLSLLSAMAYETIPPLEGAGLGINQGFENLKFVAPVKTGARIRTKFLLADVKVRPSGWIQVAHEVTIEIEGSKKPALTARWLTLTMVEPEKATG from the coding sequence AATCACATCGCCCTGGCGCACCGTCACGCAGCAGATGATCGACCTGTTCGCCGATGCGACCGACGACCACCAGTTCATCCATTGCGATCCGGAACGGGCGGCGGCCGAAACCCCGTTCGGCGGTACGATCGCGCACGGCTTCCTGACGCTGTCGCTTCTGTCGGCCATGGCCTACGAGACCATTCCGCCGCTGGAGGGCGCCGGCTTGGGCATCAACCAGGGATTCGAGAACCTGAAATTCGTTGCGCCAGTAAAGACCGGCGCCCGCATCCGGACGAAATTCCTGCTCGCCGACGTAAAAGTCCGGCCCTCCGGCTGGATTCAGGTCGCGCACGAGGTGACCATCGAGATCGAAGGATCGAAGAAGCCGGCGCTGACGGCGCGCTGGCTGACGCTGACCATGGTCGAGCCGGAGAAAGCTACGGGATGA